The following DNA comes from Glaciihabitans arcticus.
CAGTGGATGTGCCGGCGCGCGTCACCCTGCGCGTACTCGCGGATCGCGTGGAACGAGATGTCGGAGTCGACGACCTGGTTCGAGGCCATGCCCTCGAGGTCCTTGATGAACCCCGCGTTCGTGCTCGGGATCGATGCCGTCTGCGGGTGCACGAAGATGTCGTGCAGGTCGACCCAGGCGACCTCGCGCTTGAGGATGCCCAGCGGATCGGTGCGCACCGAGGTGACCGGGCCGACGCGGATCACGCCGCGGCGCGGGGTCGCGATGACAAGCGGTTCCTCGTGGGTGTGGCCGGAGCGCAACAACGGCACGTGCACGTCGGCGAGTCCCTTGCCGGTCGGGATGTCGATGCGCCCGGGAAGCGCGATGCGCTTGGACACGTTGGTGATCTTCACCCCGCCGTTGACCTCTCCACCGGCGACGACGCGCTCGGTCGTGAGGTCGAGGTCGACTTCGTAGGAGTGGCCGCCGAACAGGAACGGCACGGCGGCGACCAGCAGCAGCACCGCGACGAAGCCGGCGACGGTGACCTCGGTCCAGCCGAAGATGAGGCCGAGCGGCAGGGCGACCAGGGCGGCGAGCACGAGCCAGCCGGCGGGCGTCACGGTGTTGCCGACCCAGCGCATGGCACTCACAAAACGGGGCGCGAACCAGCGCCAGGCGCGGAGTCCCCATACGACGACCGACACGAACCGGCCCCCGCCACGCTTGGTGACGTAACGGGTATGCGTGGCGGTGCCGGTGGAGGCGACCGTCCGGGAGATGCGGGACTGGGTGTCGAACGTCACACGAGATCGTTTCGGGCCGGCGGCACGATGTCGAGCACGATCTGCGCGACAACGGCGTTCGCCGTCACGCCGTCGAACTCGGCCTCGGCATCGAGAACGAGACGGTGCGAGAGAACGGGCTCGGCGAGCAGCTTCACGTCATCCGGAGTCACGTAGGTGCGACCGTGCGCAACGGCCCAGGTCTTCGCGGCCTTGGTGAGGGCGCGGGCGCCACGCACACTCGCTCCCATGCGCACCTGTGTGGCGGTGCGGGTCGCCTCGACGATGCTCGAGATGTAGTCGAACAGCAGCGGGTTGACGTAGGCCTGGCGGGCGAGGTCGGACATGCCGAGCAGCACCTGCGGGGTGACGACCGGAGCGAGGTCCTGCTTGACGTCTGCGGTGGCCTCGAGGATGCGCACGGTGGCCGCGCGGTCCGGGTAGCCGAGCGAGGTCTTGATCATAAAGCGGTCGAGCTGAGCTTCGGGCAGTCGGTAGGTTCCGGCCTGCTCGATCGGGTTCTGGGTGGCGATCACGAGGAACGGCAGGCCGACGGGGCGCGAGTTGCCGTCGACGGTGACCCGGCCCTCCTCCATGACCTCGAGCAGGGCGGACTGCGTCTTGGCGCTCGCACGGTTGATCTCGTCGGCGAGCACGACGTTGGCGAAGATCGGTCCGTTGTGGAATTCGAACTCGCCCTTCTTCTGGTCGTAGACGGTGATGCCCGTGACATCGCCCGGCAGCAGGTCGGGAGTGAACTGGATGCGTGAGCTCGTGCCATCCACCGTCTGCGACACGGCGCGAGCGAGCGAGGTCTTGCCGGTGCCTGGGAAGTCCTCGAGCAGGATGTGGCCCTCGCTGATCATCGCGGAGAGCACCAGCTCGATCACGTGGTTCTTGCCGAGCACGGCCTGCTCGACGTTGTCGACCATCTTCGTGAAGGTCTCGGCGAACCACACGGACTGTTCTGGGGTGATCGGCATGGAGGTTCGTGTTCCTTTGGTGTGGGGTAGAGGTTAGAAGCTGCAGTCGGTTTCGGAGTTCGCCGTCCACTGGTACGGCTGCAGGCCGGAGTTGGCACCGCCCCAGTTGATGGTTCCCGCGACGTTCCGCACCGTGGCCGCCGTGAGCGGGATATCGCGCGGGTTCGCACCCTCGTCGGGCGTGATGAAGTCGCCGTTCGCGCGCTCGTAGCGCGCCTGGTCGATCGTTGCGGATCCGCCGGCGCCGCCGCCGACGTTCACGCTGAGGCGCGGGCGCACGCAGGTGACGCCCGAGACGTTCACGCTGATCTGCCACGAGCGGTTCGCATCGACCGGGTTGACCGTTCCGTGGCCCGAGCAGCGCTCGGAGCCGAAGACGTTGATGCAGTAGGCGGCGCCGATCGCGGGTGCGCTGCCGGTGATGTCGGCGCCGCTGCCCTCGGAGTAGCCGCGGTACTTGATGTAGAAGCCGTCTTCGCCAGCGGGCGCGTCCTGGATCGAGATGCGGTAGTTGCCGTCGCCGCTGCCGTCGCGCACCTTGTAGGTGAAGCCGGTCGGGGCGTCGGGCTGGTCGTACGGGAAGCCGCGGCTCACGTCGCCGACAGCGAGACCGAAGCCGTTCGAGTAGCAGAAGAAGACGCCGTACTCGCGGTTCTTCGGCACGGTGATGGTCGAGGTCGTCGACTGGTAGCTGTTGGCAGGCGCCGTGGCGACGAGTTCGCCACCGGTCGTCGTGTTGATCGAGCAGGTGGGCTTCGTGCCGCGGTAGGCGATGAAGATGCTCTGCGGCGGCTTCGCGCTGAACTTGTCGTTCACGCCCGTGCCCGCGAGGGTGAGCGAATCCTCTGCCGAGTTGACGACGCCCGAGTCGGTGATGTTCGGCAGGCCGGCCACCTGCATGGTCTGCGTGTTCGTTCCACCCGCGTCGCCCTGTCCTCGGGGGATCTCGAACTGGCTGATCGGCGTGACCGAGACCTGCTGGCCACCGACCGGCAGCGAGACAGTGGTTTCGGTGAGCGCGCCGGTGCGGGGCAGCACGTTGTCCTTGCCGGTCACCCGGTAGGAGACGACGGTCGGGTCGGATCCGGTGATCGAGATCTTCACCGATCCGCGGTCCTGGCTCGTCACACCGTTCTGGTAAACGAGCGTGCGCTCCACGGTGCCCAGCACCGGGGTCGCGTAGGACCAGGCGAGAGTGGTGACGGGTGCGAGCGACTCGCCTGCGGAGTTGACCGCGTACGCACTGTAGGTGAGCTTCTCGCCGTTGGTGAGTCCGGTGATCTGCGTGCAGACTCCCGCGGTCGTGCAGGTGCCGACCTTCTTCGGTCCGGTCTTGATCACGAAGCCGGTGAGGTCGGGGTAGGCCGACGCCGAGGCGCCGGGGCTGACCTGAAGGCGGATGCTGCCGTCGTCGAATGCGGCCTGTTCGACCGAGTCGGGCGTCTTCGGGTAGCCGTGCAGATCGAGGATGAACGTGCCGCGACCGTCATCCGTACTCAACTTGCCCTGCGCGTCTTCGACGACGAACCGCACCTGGCACTTGGCGCCGGTGACGTCGGGCGCATAGGCGGCGCGGATGCGGGAGTTGTCGGCCACGGAGAATGTGACGCCCTCGCAGGTGGAGGAGGACTCGACCTTGACCAGCTTGAGCGGGGTGTTCTTGTAGACGTTGACCTCGCCGCCGCGACCGATCACGTTCACGACGCAGTCGGCCTTGCCCACAACGCAGGTCTCGTTGATGGTGCCGCCCTGCGGAAGGGCGGTCGGCGCGGGGCCGACCTTGACCGAGATGGTGCCAGAGGTGCCGTCGTGGCTGGTGAGGATGACCTTGACGATCTCCGTCTTGCCCGGCTTTGAGGTGTCGAATGACTCGACGGTCAGCGTGCGGTTGTCGGAGCCCAGGCTGATCTCGAACTGGTCGCCCGAGTACTCGATCGCGTAGGTGACCTCGTCGAAGCGCTCCTTGCCGCGCCACACGGTCATCTTGTGCAGGTCGAAGGTGCTGGGGCCGGCGGCCGGGCTCACGGTGAGCGAGGCGGGACGCAGCTCGGGCTGGGCGATCTCGGGTTCGACGGCGATCGGCACGAGCACATCGGAGTAGCTCTTCTGGCCCTGGAGCTTGACCGAGACGGTACAGGAATCGACCCATGGCTCACCCTTGCCCGCGTCGTAGCGCACCTTCGTGCCGGAGACGAGCGTGCAGGTGGCCTCCGCGCGAGCGCCGGTCGTGGTGATCTTCGCCTTCGGCGCGACGACGAGCGTCTCGTCGCGCGGAATCGCCATCAGTCGGTCGAGGTCGAACTCGACCGAGAGCTTCTCCTTGACGTTCTGCGGTCCGACGCCGCTCGCCAGCGCGAGGATGATGTCGTCGCGGCCCGGGATGTGCAGGTAGCCGTACGAGGCCACCTTCTCCCCGAAGAAGTTGTCGCCTTCGAGCTTGAACGGGATGACCGCCGACTTCTCGGGCAGCGCGCCACTGATCTTCCAGCCGTCGATCTCGAGGTCGCCCTGGTCTCCGTAGAAGCTCAGCTTGAGCTTCTTCAGTTCACCGGAGAGCCAGCTCACCTTGCCGGTAACGACGTCGATGCCGTCAGCGAAGCCCGCGCGCTGGTCGAGAGTTACGTAGGTATCGGCGATCTGCGGCCGGTCGGGAACGGCCTGCGGCACGACCTTGAGAACGATGAGGCCGATGCCGGTATCGCCCGTGGAGTTGACGACCGTGTAGATGAATGTCTTGGTGCCGAGCTCGGTGCCGGCGTTCAGCAGAACGCCCGACTCGTCGACACTGCCGATGAGTGCGTCGAGGGCTGCGGCTTCCTCGCTGCCCGCACGGGCATCCGGAATCACGTCGACCAGGGTGAGATCCTTGCCCGCCGGGTCGATGTCGTTCGCGGCGGGGTAGACGGAGACCTTCTTGTCGTCGCCGACCTGCACCTCGACGTAGTCGCTGAAGGTGACGGGGCTCGGGTCGGACTGCGCATCGAGCACGCCGACGCGCACGCTCGCGGTCGCCGTCTTGCCCACCTCGTCCTTGACGCGGTACTGGAACTCGACGGGGCCTTTGAAGCCCGTAACGCTCGTGTAGATGATGGACTGGCCGTCGGCGGCGATGGTCGCGGTGCCGCTCGTCGGCTGCTTCTCGATTCCGTCGAGCAGCACGGCGTCGCCGTCGGGGTCGAGACCGTAGTCGTCGAACGGGATGGAGACCGTCTCCCCCGCGAGCACACGCCCGGTCAGCGTGCGCGGCTGAGGATCGCCGTTCGCTCCGCGGGGCACGACCGTGATGCTGATCTTCGCGATGTCGGAGGCCGCGGGGGTCCCGGCCGAGTAGACGCCGTAGAAGAGCTCGTAGCGGCCCTCCTTCTCGGGGGCGATGTAACGCACGACCGAGCCGCGGGTGAAGGCGAATCCGGACTTCGCCGAGTTCTCGAGCGCGTCGGGGTTGAGCACCATCGCGTTGCCATCGGCCGCGACGTCGTTCTCGAGCACGGGCACGTCGACATAGCTGCCGGCGCGCACCGACACCGCGTCGTCGAGCGCGATCGGCGCCTGCGAGCTCGATGTAGCGAGCTGGATGATCGTGGCCTCGCCCTGGATCGTGCCGCCGGCCGTGTTGGTTCCGTCGGTGATCGTGTAACGCACCGTGCCGAGCACGCCGGGCTGGCCGCTGGCCGTCTCACCCTTGACGCGGATCAGGCGGTGATCGACGACGTTGACGTCGAGACCCGCGCCGTTGGCCGCACGCGGCAGGGCCTCGCTCAGCAGCAGCACCCGTCCAGCCGGGTTGGATACAGCCGAGAACACATCCACGGTGGAGTCGAGCTTGGGCCGCACGAATACGGTGACCGGCGCGGTGGTGATGGCCTGCGTGTCGGCGGAGAGCACGGTGACGCGCACGATGGACGAGGCTTCGTTTGCCGCATCCTTGAGGGTGTAGGCGACGAGGAAGCTGCCCGCGTTCGGCGATTGGAACTGGAAGGTGGATCGGCCGTCGTTCAGGGAGACGAGAGAGCCGTCATCCGCCCCCGTATTGGCGGACGTGATCGTGATGCCGCCGTTGACGCCCGAGACGTGGTCGGTCGGGTCGATGGTGATCGGCTCGTTCGCGATAGTCGTGACGGCGAACGGCACGGCGACAAGGCTCGGCGTCGGCGTGACCTGGATGTTGAGGGTCTTCTCGGTGATGCCGCCGCGCGCGTCGGCGACACTCACGACTACCGGGATCGCGCCGCCCTGTGCGGAGCTCGCGTTGGGGTGCTGGAAGACGATGTTGCCGTCCTGCGTTGCGGCGACGCTGCCGAGGTCGGACGGCTTCTCCTTGCGCACCGACTTCACGTAGAGGGCGTCGCCCTGCGGGTCGACCCACGCGCTCAACACATTGGCGCGCACGGAGCCGCCGGGCAGAACCTCGACGGACGGCCACTCCTGCTGGCACTCGAGAACCCCACACCACACGGGCGCGGTCTGGTCGGTTTTGACGGTCAGGGTCACGGTGGTCGGCGCGGACGTCAGCCCGCCCTCGCGGGTGCCGTCGGTCACGGCGTAGGAGAACGTCGCCGATCCCTTCGCACCATCGGCGACCTGAACCGTGACCTGTTGGTCGTTGTTGGTGATGCTGAGCTTGCCGAACGACGCGGGCAGGGCGCTCAGCGTGCCGGGCGCGACGGTCAGCACGTCTTCGTTCGGGTCGTGGTCGTTGAGCAGCACGGGCAACTGCACGAGGGCGCCGGAGCGAACACCGAACGAGTCCTTGACGGCGACCGGGGGCTTGGCCTCGGTCACCTCCGTCGCGGTCTCGGTGTCCTCTTCGAGGTTCTCCTCCTGCGTCTCGGTGAGCGCCCAGTCCTGCGAGGAGGGCACGAGCTCGCCGTCGGGAACCGTCCAGACCCAGCCGCTCTGCACGTCGTTGAGGATGTACCGCGCACCGTTGCCACGGAACTGCGGCTGCGGGTCGGTTGCCAGCTCGGCACCCGCATAGTCGAGGGGCGTGCTCTCGCGGGTATCGCTGCTCCACAGGGTTCCGGAGGGGCCGTCGAGCCAGGCCGCGAGCACCGTGTCGCCGTTCGCCATCGGCTGGGCGGGCACACCGAGCGCCGCGTCGCCGCCGAACTCGTCGGTCACCGACCCATCGCCCAGATTGATCGAGATCAGGATGTTCGAGCCGGCGATATAGACCCGGTCGCCGCCCTGCGCCGACGCCTGAAGAACGCCGGCACCGGTCAGGTCGGTGTCGACCGCGCCCAGGGCGGATGTCAGCACCTGGTCGCCATCGACGTCGAGCAGCACCCAGGTGGAGCCCACGACGGTGAGGGTGGAGCCGACCTCGGTCGGGCCGTCCTCAACCTGGTCGGTCCCGACGATCTCGCCAGTTTTTGTGTCGTAGCGCAGCACCGTGCCGTCGAGGCTCGAGTAGGAGTAGAGCATGCCGTCAGTGCCGATGGCGATAGCGTCGGAGACGTACTGGCGCGGATCCTCGCCCTCGGGCACCTCGTCGTCGGCGTAGGGGTCGACCGACACCGGGTTCGCCTCCGCGCCCTCGTCGATGTCGGCGACGTAGACGTTGCCGTCGCCGGTCAGGTAGCCGACGAGGCTTCCCGTCGTCGTGACACTCGCGGTTCCGGGCGGGGTGTCCCGCATCGCGCTCGACTCGCCGTCGATGTCCTCGGCGGCCTTCGCGTCGACATCGGCGACCTTGGTGTTGTTCTCGGCGAGCAGCAGCACCGAGTTCGCGGTCTGCACGATGTCGCTCGGCGCCTTGACGTTGCGCACCGTGTCGAGCTCGCGCAGGTCGGTATTGATGCGCGCGTAGCGGTTGGCCTCGCCGACCTGGAGTGCCCAGATCGAGCTGTCGTTGACGGGTGTCTGCTTGACGTCGAAGCCCTCGGCGACGACCGCGACGCCCACGAGCAGGCCGACGATTGCCACGGTCGCGCCACCCTTGATGAGGGAGACGCGAGCCTTGCGGCTCAGGCCGAAGCCGCGCTTGATGCGGGCCATCACAGGCCGCCGATCACAACGGCGCCGACGATCGCGATGATGGCGAGCACCACAACGGATCCGGCGACCCAGAGCAGCGGCACGAGCGGGGACTTGCGGGCGCGGGCGGGACCCTGGGTCAGCACAGCTTCGTCGTCGGGCCGGCGACGGTTGGCATCGGTGTTGACCGCGGTCGAACGGCGGGAGTTCTGGGCGACGGTCGACACCACCGGTCCGCGGTGCACGGCGTTGTCGAAGTTGACGGGGGCGTCGGCGGCGATCCAGTCGTCGGTCGCGACCTCGAGCGGGGTCGGCATCAGGCCGAGCTCGTGCTGCACGTGCTGCAGTTCCGTGGCCAGCTCGAGCATCGACGCCTGGCGCATCGCCGGGTCGCGGCTGAGGGCACGGGCGAGAGCCTGCTGAAGGCGCGCCGGGACATCCGGTCGCGCAATCGCAACGAACTTCGCCTTTGAGATGCGCGAGCTCAGCTGCTTCTGCTCGTTCGCACCGGCGCCATCTGCCTCGAACGGAGAGCGGCCGGCGAGCAGCGTGTAGAGGGTTGCGCCGAGCGCCCAGACCTCGGTGGCGATCGAGCCGGATGACCGCAGCTCGACGACCTCGGGGGCGCTCCACGGCACCGACATGAGGATGACCTCGTCGTTGTCGGCGTTCGCGATCGAGCCGGCGATGCCGAAGTCGGCGAGTACCGGGGTGCCGAAACTCGTGATGAGGATGTTGGAAGGCTTGATGTCGCGGTGCAGGAGACCTGTGCGGTGGGCGGTCTCGAGCGCGCTCGCGATCTTGACGCCGATGTTGAGCACCTCGCTCACAGTGAGCTGCTCCTTGCGGTACCGGCCGCCCATCGAGGCCTTGCACAGTTCCATCACGAGGAATGGCCGGCCGTCGGAGGAGATCGAGGCGTCGAAGACCGTGAGGATCGAGGGATGCGCGCTGAGCCTGGCCATCGAATCGGCCTCGGCATTGAATGTGCGCAGCACACTCTCGTCGACGATGTTCTGCAGCAGCACCTTCACCGCGACCGAGCGCTTCGGCATGTTCTGCTCGAAAAGGTAGACATCGGCGAAACCACCGGAGCCGAGCAGGCGCGAGTATGTGTACCCGGCGAGCACCGGCGGCTGCGCGGGCAACCTCGTTGACACGGCGACTCCTGGGTTAGGCGGTACTGATCTCGCGCAGCTCTGCGACTGGGCGTGAACAAGGAGGTGTTGCCCATAGACCGCTGGGTCCATAGAAGGATTCGGCTACCCCCGTGTCGCGCCGTGGCTCAACTATAACTGAGGGCACCTCGGGGCAGGAACAGCTGAGGCCCGGAGCAGTGAATGCTCCGGGCCCCAGTTGTGGGTACTACTTGTTAGTTGTACGTGCCAGGCGTGTAGTCGTCTGACGAGAACGTGTCGAAGTCGACGAAGCTCAGGTCGGACTCGCTGAATACCGAGTCATCCGTGAAGATGCGGTTCGGGTAGCGCTCGGCCTTTGCCTCTTCGGTCGCCTCGACGGACACATCGCGGTAGCGCGGGAGACCCGT
Coding sequences within:
- a CDS encoding DUF58 domain-containing protein; this translates as MTFDTQSRISRTVASTGTATHTRYVTKRGGGRFVSVVVWGLRAWRWFAPRFVSAMRWVGNTVTPAGWLVLAALVALPLGLIFGWTEVTVAGFVAVLLLVAAVPFLFGGHSYEVDLDLTTERVVAGGEVNGGVKITNVSKRIALPGRIDIPTGKGLADVHVPLLRSGHTHEEPLVIATPRRGVIRVGPVTSVRTDPLGILKREVAWVDLHDIFVHPQTASIPSTNAGFIKDLEGMASNQVVDSDISFHAIREYAQGDARRHIHWKSTAKMNKLMVRQFEETRRTRLALVLSLDESEFANDDEFELAVSVAGSLGVRAIRDARDIAVVASEEIPEFIRESVQSVRSLNILSTRGLLDDLSTVESGAAVMPIEQVCSLASQVVHDMSIAFVLCGSLVTPRRLQSIAAKFPTNVAVVAVVCDQSAESSMRNLSGLKVITIALLDDLKQLMARSAR
- a CDS encoding AAA family ATPase, with protein sequence MPITPEQSVWFAETFTKMVDNVEQAVLGKNHVIELVLSAMISEGHILLEDFPGTGKTSLARAVSQTVDGTSSRIQFTPDLLPGDVTGITVYDQKKGEFEFHNGPIFANVVLADEINRASAKTQSALLEVMEEGRVTVDGNSRPVGLPFLVIATQNPIEQAGTYRLPEAQLDRFMIKTSLGYPDRAATVRILEATADVKQDLAPVVTPQVLLGMSDLARQAYVNPLLFDYISSIVEATRTATQVRMGASVRGARALTKAAKTWAVAHGRTYVTPDDVKLLAEPVLSHRLVLDAEAEFDGVTANAVVAQIVLDIVPPARNDLV
- a CDS encoding Ig-like domain-containing protein; this encodes MARIKRGFGLSRKARVSLIKGGATVAIVGLLVGVAVVAEGFDVKQTPVNDSSIWALQVGEANRYARINTDLRELDTVRNVKAPSDIVQTANSVLLLAENNTKVADVDAKAAEDIDGESSAMRDTPPGTASVTTTGSLVGYLTGDGNVYVADIDEGAEANPVSVDPYADDEVPEGEDPRQYVSDAIAIGTDGMLYSYSSLDGTVLRYDTKTGEIVGTDQVEDGPTEVGSTLTVVGSTWVLLDVDGDQVLTSALGAVDTDLTGAGVLQASAQGGDRVYIAGSNILISINLGDGSVTDEFGGDAALGVPAQPMANGDTVLAAWLDGPSGTLWSSDTRESTPLDYAGAELATDPQPQFRGNGARYILNDVQSGWVWTVPDGELVPSSQDWALTETQEENLEEDTETATEVTEAKPPVAVKDSFGVRSGALVQLPVLLNDHDPNEDVLTVAPGTLSALPASFGKLSITNNDQQVTVQVADGAKGSATFSYAVTDGTREGGLTSAPTTVTLTVKTDQTAPVWCGVLECQQEWPSVEVLPGGSVRANVLSAWVDPQGDALYVKSVRKEKPSDLGSVAATQDGNIVFQHPNASSAQGGAIPVVVSVADARGGITEKTLNIQVTPTPSLVAVPFAVTTIANEPITIDPTDHVSGVNGGITITSANTGADDGSLVSLNDGRSTFQFQSPNAGSFLVAYTLKDAANEASSIVRVTVLSADTQAITTAPVTVFVRPKLDSTVDVFSAVSNPAGRVLLLSEALPRAANGAGLDVNVVDHRLIRVKGETASGQPGVLGTVRYTITDGTNTAGGTIQGEATIIQLATSSSQAPIALDDAVSVRAGSYVDVPVLENDVAADGNAMVLNPDALENSAKSGFAFTRGSVVRYIAPEKEGRYELFYGVYSAGTPAASDIAKISITVVPRGANGDPQPRTLTGRVLAGETVSIPFDDYGLDPDGDAVLLDGIEKQPTSGTATIAADGQSIIYTSVTGFKGPVEFQYRVKDEVGKTATASVRVGVLDAQSDPSPVTFSDYVEVQVGDDKKVSVYPAANDIDPAGKDLTLVDVIPDARAGSEEAAALDALIGSVDESGVLLNAGTELGTKTFIYTVVNSTGDTGIGLIVLKVVPQAVPDRPQIADTYVTLDQRAGFADGIDVVTGKVSWLSGELKKLKLSFYGDQGDLEIDGWKISGALPEKSAVIPFKLEGDNFFGEKVASYGYLHIPGRDDIILALASGVGPQNVKEKLSVEFDLDRLMAIPRDETLVVAPKAKITTTGARAEATCTLVSGTKVRYDAGKGEPWVDSCTVSVKLQGQKSYSDVLVPIAVEPEIAQPELRPASLTVSPAAGPSTFDLHKMTVWRGKERFDEVTYAIEYSGDQFEISLGSDNRTLTVESFDTSKPGKTEIVKVILTSHDGTSGTISVKVGPAPTALPQGGTINETCVVGKADCVVNVIGRGGEVNVYKNTPLKLVKVESSSTCEGVTFSVADNSRIRAAYAPDVTGAKCQVRFVVEDAQGKLSTDDGRGTFILDLHGYPKTPDSVEQAAFDDGSIRLQVSPGASASAYPDLTGFVIKTGPKKVGTCTTAGVCTQITGLTNGEKLTYSAYAVNSAGESLAPVTTLAWSYATPVLGTVERTLVYQNGVTSQDRGSVKISITGSDPTVVSYRVTGKDNVLPRTGALTETTVSLPVGGQQVSVTPISQFEIPRGQGDAGGTNTQTMQVAGLPNITDSGVVNSAEDSLTLAGTGVNDKFSAKPPQSIFIAYRGTKPTCSINTTTGGELVATAPANSYQSTTSTITVPKNREYGVFFCYSNGFGLAVGDVSRGFPYDQPDAPTGFTYKVRDGSGDGNYRISIQDAPAGEDGFYIKYRGYSEGSGADITGSAPAIGAAYCINVFGSERCSGHGTVNPVDANRSWQISVNVSGVTCVRPRLSVNVGGGAGGSATIDQARYERANGDFITPDEGANPRDIPLTAATVRNVAGTINWGGANSGLQPYQWTANSETDCSF
- a CDS encoding serine/threonine-protein kinase — translated: MSTRLPAQPPVLAGYTYSRLLGSGGFADVYLFEQNMPKRSVAVKVLLQNIVDESVLRTFNAEADSMARLSAHPSILTVFDASISSDGRPFLVMELCKASMGGRYRKEQLTVSEVLNIGVKIASALETAHRTGLLHRDIKPSNILITSFGTPVLADFGIAGSIANADNDEVILMSVPWSAPEVVELRSSGSIATEVWALGATLYTLLAGRSPFEADGAGANEQKQLSSRISKAKFVAIARPDVPARLQQALARALSRDPAMRQASMLELATELQHVQHELGLMPTPLEVATDDWIAADAPVNFDNAVHRGPVVSTVAQNSRRSTAVNTDANRRRPDDEAVLTQGPARARKSPLVPLLWVAGSVVVLAIIAIVGAVVIGGL